The nucleotide window gtacatttttaacagttttttttttaggccATAGCAATGGCATAATAGGGGAGATGTGAGTATATGTCAGCAACCTTGTGTCTGGGTATGAAGCACATATCTGGGTATGAAGCACATATCTGGGTATATATTTCTGCATACGCTCTCTGGTGCTGTATGGCTAATTTTAAACTAAAATCCTGTCTGTAAAACTTCCCTTCTTAAAAGGAAAAAAGGCAATTCATTTAGTTACACCTTCAAGCACTTAATAACAAActacaaacaacaacaatagtTTCTCCACTTTATTCATGTTAATGTTTATCTGgattaaataaattattcaaTGGACTTGATAGATCCACATTTGACCTCCAATGTTGGACTGACTTTGGACATTCAATGAGCGCTCAACATCGACATATCGTTGACTATGGGGCACTGAAATCTTTCTGATAAAACTCTACTTTCCTCCCACAGTGACTTTGGTTTTGGAATTAGACATGACACTATTATGcagaataaaacaaaacaaaatgtaaaaccgCATTAATGTAAAATTGTCCCACCATGTAAATGGCAAAAACATTCATTAGACAGTGACACCAcatcatgatgatgatgcatACAGCAAAAGGAgaatttctttttaaaaagcaCTGGAGCTAGCACCATTACCCCCAGAAAAGGCAAAAGTGTTACGGACTTGGAAAAAAAGTAATCTGTGatcaaataaaaagcaaaacagaaaGATGAAACTATGATAATGGCCCCTTTCCCTAATACACGTGATtcttagaaagaaagaaaaaaaaatcaatttaagTGTAGAAAAAATAATCTCCAACAATCATACTTAAGGAAATCACACAAAGTAATGATCGCATGAAAGTAAAAACAAGAACAAAGAAATATTTAGGGAGTGCAGCCACCCAacttgcgcacgcgcacacacacacacagaccttcagAGATCAGAGTGTACCATACCCGAATTTTCAGTAAGcaagcatacatacatagatacatatatatacacatcttGGACTGCTAAAGCTTGCTCACATTAGAAGAAAGCAAAAATAGATTACAACATGGCTTTGAAAGAACCAACATACCAACATGTAACTACAGTACACTCCaataagaaaaaggaaaaaaatcgATGAAACCACAAAAGGCAACAGTACTTAAAGGGACAAAACACTGCTTCGCTACATTAGAAGTGGAATTCTCATTTACAGGAATAAATGAATATGTAGTGTGGCTCAAAGACTACTCACCTTTATAGAGTACATATTTTTAGACTATTGCTAATCCTCCTGAAGTTTTGCGTTCTAACCCTAGACAGAAGCAGAGAAGCTAGTGGAAAGCATACAGGTTAAGTGTAGGTCCCATATgtggcaatgttttttttttttttgttcgaGACTAGTTTTGCTTTGACGTCATATTTTAGATCATCCCAtggtggttttttttttaccctctcCTAAATGACATTTAGTTTGTTTTGAAATGGAGGCATGAAAGGAGGGGAGGTCAGAGAAGAAATACCTATCATGTGCGTCATTACTGAGGTCATAAGTTGGTGACCTGGAGTTTAATGTCAAATTTTCCCTGATAGCGGTCCTTTTCACTGTACTTGATGTTGTCTCCAAAGACTCGGCATTCGACCCGCAGCTCGGTGTTCATGGTGAGGTTGACAAACTGGACGGCGACCAGCGGCTGAAGATACTGGGGGTGCAGGATCTTGCCGTAATAAGGATAGTACTGCAACGGGAAGCCATTACCAATGCCGTAGTACTTGATCTCACCGATCTTTCCGGCATCTTCTTCCCTCTGAAAGGATAGAAAGGATTAGATGAAGACGCCAAGAATGGAAGCATATCAGAATGACCACATGAGCTCAAAAGCACTAATGACACGTCATCTAGCACTTGACAATTTGTGGAATTTCTACACAAGAATGTCAGGATACACACAAGGATGTAAACTGCAAATGGTCCTTATTGTAAGTGAGGACTAGGATGCCATTCCTGTTTGGGCTACCTCACTGCCACTTGGAATAACAACACATTGTGTTTTAATACTAAGATCTCTGGAAAGTACCTCAGCTTGTGTGGTTTTATCGATTTGATATCTATAACACGTCTTGCCACTTTGTCTGGTCTGTTTTAGTTGACCAAAACAGAAATCTGACATCTGATACCTTATGGGTGCAGTGGATAGGGATCACATTGGGTTGAACTTTCTGCTGGGCATCCTCCGGGATGCTTTCATTGTTGGTTGGAGGCTGTGAACCAATGAGAGGTGAGAAACttttaacatacaaacagggtCATCTCACGCCATCCAGGAACCACCCAAAAACCAAGTGAGTATTCCTTCACTTAACATAACACATCAACAAAAGGTACATGTAGTGTCTTTCAATTTGCAaaatcataaatatttttttttaaataaatattatttcaaGGAAATACCAAATCAGTGTGCAAGGAGATAGAGGTATTTACCCTTGGATAGAAATTCACAACTCTGTTCAGCTTGACGATCAAGCAAGGCTTTCCTTCCTTGAAGCCAAACTCACGATCCTCGATTCCAGAGCATGGCCCGAGTATTGTCCGCTCAAAGCGGCAGGCTCTTCGGCTGCCAATGT belongs to Alosa alosa isolate M-15738 ecotype Scorff River chromosome 23, AALO_Geno_1.1, whole genome shotgun sequence and includes:
- the atp1b1b gene encoding sodium/potassium-transporting ATPase subunit beta-1b — encoded protein: MPADKDEGGWSSYLWNSERKEFLGRTGGSWFKIIGFYIIFYSFLAGIFIGTIQALLLTLSVYKPTWQDRVAPPGLTHSPRSEKSELAFNLNDVETYLKYAKSMRDFLEPYSDEKQKDPLKYEDCGPSPSPYKDRGDFDSDIGSRRACRFERTILGPCSGIEDREFGFKEGKPCLIVKLNRVVNFYPRPPTNNESIPEDAQQKVQPNVIPIHCTHKREEDAGKIGEIKYYGIGNGFPLQYYPYYGKILHPQYLQPLVAVQFVNLTMNTELRVECRVFGDNIKYSEKDRYQGKFDIKLQVTNL